ATATGGTCTAGTTTCTGAAGACTGGAGAATGTCACAtacatgttggaattcagctccACAGTGCCTCTGACTTTAGGCAACATACAGCCAAATTTAAAGTCCTAACAGGTATCTGAGGTGTTTTTCTATAGTTTGCAATAGGAGAATGTTACAAGCAAACATTGTATTTGGTCGTCACCACATCTTTATAAGCTTGTAAGCACACCTAAATTTTTATCTATTTGGTTTTTAAAATGAACTGCAAAATTTTCGTTCTTAAATAATTTAGTATAACCGCCTGTATAaagcattttttaacatttaagctaaAACCGAAAGTCAAAATGTGTGTTTATGTCTGTGTTTATAGGCTAAAGTAAGTCACTACATGGTGTAAACCACATTAATGTATCTAATTTAAACGAATGAAGATCTGGAGCAGTTCTGAGAGATTTGTTGAGTTTGTTTTTACAGAGATTGGTGACTGTTAGTTTAACATTAGGTTAGCATCAAACATATCCAGGATAAATCTGGAGGCAGAAATCAATAATGTTGCGTAAAAGTACTTAAGTGCATATAccctatatggacaaaagtattgggatgcctgctcataattatatatatttttataatcaagggattaaaaaaatagtttatttagctTTTGTTACTTGGAGTAACATTTCTACTAAATTGTGGAACATTGCTgtcaggatttgattgtattcagcattAGACAAGAGTGTTTGGATCCCAAAAGTATAGGATAGAGCACCATAATTTAAGATAACTcaattccactgctccactgTGCTAGGGAACCTTTATGGCGTGGCACCAATTCATGTTTATGTCCTCCAGACTGTGCTATTTTTTTGACAAGCTGTCTGTGCATTTccacatctgtatcagcagtgGTGCAACTTAACGTAGCTGAATGACTTAATTAAAAGAAGTGTACAAATAGAGAACATATGGAAATGAAAGGCAGTATGCATATATGTGGCACTTAGGCTggttctttattttaattttcacaatttaaaaacacacacaggtgttTGTGAGAGGGCGGACGATGTTTggtcattaatatattaatttaataatacataaaaaaccCTCTTTTGCATGTTTAGCACTCATTTAGTGTCAGATTGACGTAGTTGTTTCTTGTTGCTGGACTGTGTGCTGTTTCTCATTTCTTCAACACCTCGACGTCCACATCCTCAGTGCGGGAGACCACCTTTCCATCAATCACTTCCTCCACCACTGTCCGCACGCGCTTGGTCACCACAGGTTCTGTTGAAGTTGGCAGAAGAAAAGAGATGGTGTCAGAAACAAACCCTAAATGACTTAAATCACATATTAGAATCAATCAGAAGTTATGAATCAGTGCAgtctccagatctcaacccaTTTGGTTTATACATAggcttttttctgtattatttagtcTTTAATGAACAATTGTCTATAATCCTGTTCTATTATATAGTGATTTATTTGGTTATCAAGAAACACATagggttttttttcaaaaacattcGCAATAACATTTGTGAAAGTGTCTTTAAATATTATCATATGATATTTTTACCAGACACACCTAATTTTTAATGATGCTACTAACAAAACACAATGGAAAGACTTACCtttaggaggaggaggaggaacaacCTCAATCACCTTCGTCACTGTTGTTTTCCTAAAAGGAAAAGGAAACAAATAAATTTAGTATTTCTGTCCTCCAGAGGGCGCTATATTCACACCTCCAAATGCTCAACTATAAAAATCACTGCGCTCTTTGCAATCTTGGtcctaaaatgaattaattatgtaTTAGCCTATCAACAATTGCAATTAAAGTGCACTTACCATACTGACCAATAGGGATAACTTACATTTAACTGTATGCTTAAATATTATATTGTTACTATCACACTAAAACCTCCAAATCTCCAAATTTTGCAGGCTCCTCCTACGTGTACAGAAGAAGGAAAATCCTTCTTAAGCTTCAATAGAAGTCAGTGTAAgacaagtcattttggagcatttctattggttcagtttgttattgaattattttaattgtaaaaaaaaatcaatgactGATTCACATTATGTTAACAAGTGAAACAGTAAATATGGAGCATTTTGTGAGATGGCTTCActttattaaaatttttaatattattttcattaggTCAACTTCTTTATTATCAGCACTggtatcttatttgttttatgtatGTAAATCTTATATGACTCCACGCTTGTGAACAGAAGATCCTGAGATCTTTAACACTTACTTGACTTCCTCTCCATCCAGCAGCCTCCTGTACTCGGCGATCTCCAGCTCCAGGCGGGTTTTGATGTCCAGCAGCATCTTGTACTCGCTGGCCTGCCTCTCGATGTCCAGGCGCATCTGGCTCAGCTCATTCTCCAGGTTGTTGATGAAAGTCTGCAGCTGAGTCAGCTGGAGGCTGTAGCGGGACTCTGTGTCATGCAGTGTGCCCTCCAGGGCCGCtttctgtgagagagagaaagaaagagggtgagtgagtgagcgtgtgagtgagtgagagggtgagTGTTTAATGTGATgcaaagagagaaaatgagagaacagataaagagagaaatagtgagaaatAAATAACAGTAGGgtggaaagagaaaaagagacatgGAGATAAAATAGTAgggggcaaagagagagagagagataaagtgaacTTTAACACACTATGAGAAGATCCAAGCTTATACTGTGTTATAATATgttctagtgtgtgtgtgagtgtgtgcgtacCAGGCTAAGCTGAGACTGCAGCTCGATCTGCAGGGACTGTAGAGTTCTCTTGAGTTCGTTGATCTCGCTGCGTGACGACTGGATGCTCTCTGTGCTCGTCTTCACCTGCTTATTCAGCTCGTCAAACTgggtgacagagagagaaagatagacagggaagtcagtggtcagtaatgTGTTCAAAAAGCTTACCTGACTATTGACTGACcactaaaaacagcttttaatgTAAACTGTTTTAACACTTTTACCATTGAACATCATTTATTCCACCAGAAAAACTAGTCCCTAGAGTAAAGCCACTGATGTATAGTATGCAAATTGAGCACTTCTCAAACAGTCTGAGCTGAGTTTCCCAAAAGCactgtacagtatattatacatATAGCTAAGATGATGTGCTTTAGAGAACAGGGCCCTGACTGTGTGGCATATACAATAATACCATATATGGAAACTAAGCAATGTATTTACAATAATACAGCCTGGACTGCTTTTGGAACCAGGCCAGAaacaggacagccaatcagaacagacccAGTTAGCCACATTGATAGAGGTTATTATGTGGCTAAACGTAGGTTATGGCAACATTGACTGCCAAAGTTAATATGGCATAGTGTGGTGACGACAGCTGACAGCTGAAATTGTGATGTTAAGTAACCAAAATCCACCAATATGCCAACATCATACTGATGTTAATTCCAACATTTAGTTAGCAGTGAGTTATagagaccaaaacacaacatcTGGTAAACATCCACACAAGGTGCGATTCTAATGTTGGAGCTTAATGTCAACTCATGTTGGTTCAATTTAGAAGCTGtctaatatttgaataaaatgtcaCTTTCCAAAAATGTAATGTCTGTCTGTTATACGAATTGGTCATCTTTCAGACGGCAAATTGCTGTTTAAATGTACTGTTCTTATGTGATCCTTACCTTGACCTTATACCATGCCTCCATGTCTTTGCGGTTCTTTTCGGCAATGCCCTCGTACTGTGAGCGGATCTCAGACAGAATCTGAGACATGTCCTGCTGAGGAGCAGCGTCCACCTCCACGTTCACCGAGCTGCTGGCCATGTGACTGCGCAGAGCTGCCATCTCCTACAGGGTCAGAAACACAGCAATTCATGGACTGATGATTCTTGTGTTAATACTGTACTACACAGTTTTGATTTcttcaaaataaattatttttctcttttcctgtGTTTATGTGAAATATGCTAATATGCTATCACATGTTCAGCTCTCACCTCATCGTGGTTCTTCTTCAGGTAGACGATCTCCTCCTTGAGGCCTTCGATCTGCATCTCCAGGTCTGAGCGGGTCATGGTCAGCTCGTCCAGGACGCGGCGCAGGCCGGCGATGTCAGCCTCTACAGACTGGCGCATGACCAACTCGTTCTCAAACCTGATCAGACAGAGATTATCAGTATCTGATAGCTGCTTTAACAGACAGTCATGGACAAAAAAGCAACGTAAGATATATTGAACACGTCCACACTGTATGTGATGTCTTAAAAATGCAGTTAGCAAGAAGCTAGCTCCAATTACTTgtaagctacattagcctcattgcTACAGAGCTAAAACAAAAGAATCTAACTTTAGGAAGTGAACATGTAAATAGCCTAAATAACCTATTTAAATAGTTCTATTTAACTTGTCATTACCATGATTTAAGTCATATGCTTTCCATGTGCTTTTCAATAAAGATTTCCTGgttctaaatcacatttaaaacTAGCTGCTAAAAACGAAGCATTTTCAGAGCTTCTACtgtataaatgaagaaaaaatattatcCGGAAACTAGCTGTTGCATCATAGCTGTTGCTTTAAACCTGTGTTAAACCAATTGATGGACAATAGACTGCATTTAGGAATAGTCTTAGTACCAAAagagaagaaaatgaaaaaaaaaaacccctaaaagccataatgactatactgttctaataaaatgttaatttttaaaattttgggatgcactaggctctcgGTTTCAAACGCATAAATACACATTGAAAACGAATGCATttaatacaatgcaaatatattaacaAACCTCTGCTTAGCACTGAGGTTTTAATGCATAAAAAAGTCAAATATTGGCTGTAACCTGGTCTGGCATAACAGCTGTTAATGTAACTTGGTCTAAAAGCAAATTACACTGAATAAACTGCAATTATGCTGTAATTTGCTACCAGAAAAGTAATTAGCATTTACAAAATTTAGGTTAAACTCACTTGACTTTGAAGTCTTCTGCAGCGAGTTTGGCATTGTCGATCTGCAGGACGATCCTGGCATTGTCCAGACTGGCCACACTGATCTGAAGAAAGGAAGACACAGATTCTGTTTACTATAAACTCAAGGCAGATGTACAGAGTTTATTCCAAATCTTGATCCAGCTGTGTCTTGGCTAAAGATTTGAACAAACTAACCCACAAAATCAGACACCAGGATCAACTGGCagtgacatttaaaaatgtaaagaaaaagaaactaTTAAAGGGCCATATCctgtatatattttagaaatatgtAAATACTGCTCATTGTATACTCATATATTGGAAGTTATGTTAAAAAATGGAACTGGATGTGAATGACTCAGAAAGAGTCCAGGTTtgaaacactctttataacttcagTATAAATAGGTGgagctattttttttacattgcttgattatattttagagccCTTGGTGTctttaaatgtacatatataaTCTTGTGCAAATGTTGGTGCACTTCAGACAAACTGCATAAGTTGTTGATTTTTCAAAGTGTAAATAAGTCACATCCTTTACAGAGAAACACACTTCTGCACATAAAGCATAATTCGTTTTTTACTCAGTTTAACATATTGCAtaaataaaagcctttttttcgATGTGGTGTGTCCAAAATTAATGGTATGTTAAATATGCTTTTTCtcagaaaaaataaattgtatacaaatgtaaactaaaacataaaaagtggACAGACATTTGCTTAAGACagtaacaataaaagaaactaaagaaaagtacttttaaatattttaacaatttGCTACGAACTTTATTTATGaatactaaactaaactgaataaCTGTCATAGTTGTATTAGAAAATATTGAATAGGACAatattgtttatgtatttttaaactaGGTTTAAAGTATTATTAtggtatttttaattgttttaacttttttgtgtctgtgtttaaTTAAATGGTAAAATAGTGAAGATGCACCAACATGAAAAGATAATCTTAAAGTAAATAACTGTTAAATAATGTTCTGTTGTAAATCTGTAGAAAATAGTGCACATTGGGATGCTCTATGAAAACAGCTGCCATCTGTATATATAACAGTAGCATCTTAGgaaaaatagatgtttatatTATTTCCCAGGCTTTTACTGCTTAGTTGTGAGACTTAACAACAGGCAAAAAACCTACCTCATGCTTTCTAAATTTTACAcaattatacactgtaaaaagtttcaTATAAAATCTACTCTATAAATGGGTTTACtccatattttaagtaaatattacctaaattagaCAACTGAGACTCACTAGGAATTCTAACATCTCTGCGTTAGACAAAAGTTACATATTTCCTATTGGCTCTTGAcatcctttatttgcataatgggtgtgtccaccACTCTTTACAGTGTATGGCAGCACTTCATTTGCAAATGAAGACCTCAAACATTTAAAGTACATATGGTTATCTTAAAGAATAATTACAGTagtataatgcatttttttttctaaatctttACATACAGTAATGTGCTGTAATCTGTCTCTGcagtaaattaatatatttttgttcaaTACTTTTGGCCACTTTTTGCCAACTTACTGTAAAAGTTTCAGAAAAACAAATCaccaaactataataaaaatgacttaaattaaattaattaattttttttttttcttatttggctGAAAACGAAAAAtcgtttttgtgtatttttgtaataaataaaagtaaagtattaCATATAGTTCGTTTTTTGAATAGAAACTAAATggaactttttactttttaagattTCGATTTTTTTAACACCAAATGGAATACAATTTTTATT
Above is a genomic segment from Astyanax mexicanus isolate ESR-SI-001 chromosome 23, AstMex3_surface, whole genome shotgun sequence containing:
- the krt97 gene encoding keratin 97, which produces MMPHPLRVVVGGGVYICIYSCVSGWRASVAGVLYHPVRSSSSTFFSISTASSSSRMSSASLHSFSSARALSTRSVTSSSSTRVSMGRSPSVYGGADGRSVRVSYASGLGSAMDLGGGLDGGFTAGLNEKATMQNLNDRLASYLEKVRSLEKANAELERQIREWYDKRAPTTRDYSHYHATIADLRKKISVASLDNARIVLQIDNAKLAAEDFKVKFENELVMRQSVEADIAGLRRVLDELTMTRSDLEMQIEGLKEEIVYLKKNHDEEMAALRSHMASSSVNVEVDAAPQQDMSQILSEIRSQYEGIAEKNRKDMEAWYKVKFDELNKQVKTSTESIQSSRSEINELKRTLQSLQIELQSQLSLKAALEGTLHDTESRYSLQLTQLQTFINNLENELSQMRLDIERQASEYKMLLDIKTRLELEIAEYRRLLDGEEVKKTTVTKVIEVVPPPPPKEPVVTKRVRTVVEEVIDGKVVSRTEDVDVEVLKK